Proteins found in one Zea mays cultivar B73 chromosome 1, Zm-B73-REFERENCE-NAM-5.0, whole genome shotgun sequence genomic segment:
- the LOC103644215 gene encoding uncharacterized protein has protein sequence MAMAMGHRQSGSCAKVRPGGIGIGIGMGMVSKQHQRTPPPSSYCLHLHHILYLRPVASSHHLTRHSVDVTKDDKPLEPLPPAAAETESTQQQEDEDGGPKLDPRRFEEKFAVLNTGVHECQSCGYRYDQAAGDPSYPVPPGLPFAQLPDDWRCPTCGAAQSFFESKSVEIAGFAQNQQFGLGGNSLTSGQKGLLIYGSLLIGFLFFISGYFLQ, from the coding sequence ATGGCCATGGCCATGGGGCACCGCCAGTCGGGCAGCTGCGCAAAGGTGAGGCCCGGCGGCATCGGCATCGGCATTGGCATGGGCATGGTGTCCAAGCAGCACCAAAGAACACCGCCGCCGTCCTCTTACTGTCTACACCTCCACCACATCCTCTACCTTAGACCTGTCGCCAGCAGCCACCACTTGACGCGCCACTCCGTCGACGTCACCAAAGACGACAAGCCGCTTGAGCCGCTGCCGCCGGCGGCTGCAGAGACAGAGAGCACGCAGCAGCAGGAGGACGAGGATGGCGGGCCAAAGCTGGACCCGAGGCGGTTCGAGGAGAAGTTCGCGGTGCTGAACACGGGGGTCCACGAGTGCCAGTCCTGCGGGTACCGCTACGACCAGGCGGCGGGGGACCCGTCGTACCCAGTGCCGCCGGGCCTCCCCTTCGCGCAGCTGCCCGATGACTGGCGGTGCCCCACCTGCGGCGCCGCGCAGTCCTTCTTCGAGAGCAAGAGCGTGGAGATCGCCGGGTTCGCGCAGAACCAGCAGTTCGGGCTGGGCGGCAACTCCCTCACCTCCGGCCAGAAGGGCCTGCTCATCTACGGTAGCCTCCTCATCGGCTTCCTCTTCTTCATCTCCGGCTACTTCCTGCAATGA